The Pseudomonas iranensis genome includes a window with the following:
- the prmB gene encoding 50S ribosomal protein L3 N(5)-glutamine methyltransferase, with amino-acid sequence MITSRLRTLRDHIRWAVSRFHGEDLFFGHGTDNAWDEARQLVLGALHLPWEIADSYLDCALEDDELVNLQRLLKRRIEERIPTAYLLGEAWFCGMSFIVDQRVLIPRSPIGELIENRFAPWIGSEPARILDLCAGSGCIGIACAYEFQNAEVVLADLSFEALEVANQNIERHGVDERVYTVQGDGFDGLPGQRFDLIVSNPPYVDAEDFADMPDEYQHEPELGLACGDDGLNLVRRMLAEAADHLTEKGLLIVEVGNSQVHVEALYPEVDFAWLEFQRGGHGVFMLTAEQCRAHQALFASRV; translated from the coding sequence GTGATCACTTCCCGACTTCGTACCCTGCGCGACCACATCCGTTGGGCCGTCAGCCGCTTCCATGGGGAGGATCTGTTTTTCGGTCATGGCACCGACAACGCCTGGGACGAGGCGCGCCAGTTGGTGCTGGGCGCTTTGCACCTGCCATGGGAAATCGCCGACAGCTATCTTGATTGCGCGCTGGAAGATGACGAACTGGTCAATCTGCAGCGCTTGCTCAAGCGTCGTATCGAAGAACGTATTCCTACCGCCTATCTGCTTGGTGAAGCGTGGTTCTGCGGCATGTCGTTCATCGTCGACCAGCGTGTGCTGATTCCGCGTTCGCCGATCGGTGAGCTGATCGAAAACCGCTTTGCGCCGTGGATCGGCAGCGAGCCGGCACGAATTCTCGACCTGTGCGCGGGTTCCGGCTGCATCGGCATTGCCTGCGCTTACGAATTCCAGAATGCCGAAGTGGTGCTCGCGGACCTGTCGTTCGAAGCGCTGGAAGTGGCCAATCAGAACATTGAGCGCCATGGTGTCGATGAGCGCGTCTATACGGTGCAGGGTGATGGCTTCGATGGTTTGCCGGGTCAGCGTTTCGATCTGATCGTGTCGAACCCGCCCTACGTCGACGCCGAAGATTTCGCCGACATGCCGGACGAATATCAACATGAGCCGGAACTCGGTCTGGCCTGCGGCGATGATGGTCTGAATCTGGTCCGGCGCATGCTCGCCGAAGCGGCGGATCACCTGACCGAGAAGGGTTTGTTGATTGTCGAAGTGGGCAACAGCCAGGTGCACGTCGAGGCGTTGTACCCGGAAGTCGATTTCGCCTGGCTGGAATTCCAGCGCGGCGGGCATGGCGTGTTCATGCTGACAGCCGAGCAGTGCCGCGCGCATCAGGCCCTGTTCGCCTCCCGCGTCTAA
- a CDS encoding DUF3509 domain-containing protein has protein sequence MSLIQEKFTSLFSNYEVSTAPRPDGGILLTLRSSDGKVFKRALSYQQLHAGDQLSWAISAIRRDLAEQASELPQIAMLQSQQRFALPTYHSL, from the coding sequence ATGAGCCTTATTCAAGAAAAATTTACATCGCTGTTCTCCAACTACGAAGTCAGCACTGCCCCACGTCCTGACGGTGGCATCCTGCTCACTCTGCGTAGCAGCGACGGCAAAGTCTTCAAACGCGCCCTTTCGTATCAGCAACTGCATGCCGGTGACCAACTGTCGTGGGCGATCAGCGCGATCCGCCGCGACCTGGCCGAACAAGCCAGCGAGCTGCCGCAAATTGCAATGCTGCAGAGCCAGCAGCGTTTTGCTCTGCCGACGTATCACTCGCTGTAA
- a CDS encoding 1,2-dihydroxy-3-keto-5-methylthiopentene dioxygenase, with product MSSLSVYHISSPEIPNKVLTHFEDIASTLAEQGVRFDRWQAAAKIQPGASQEEVISAYKEQIDKLMTERGYITVDVISLNSDHPQKAELRAKFLEEHRHGEDEVRFFVAGRGLFTLHIDDYVYAVLCEKNDLISVPAGTKHWFDMGEHPHFVAIRLFNNPEGWVANFTGEDIAGRFPRLED from the coding sequence ATGAGCAGCCTGTCCGTTTATCACATTTCCAGCCCTGAGATTCCCAACAAGGTGCTGACCCATTTCGAAGACATCGCCTCGACGCTGGCCGAGCAGGGCGTGCGTTTCGACCGCTGGCAGGCCGCCGCGAAGATTCAGCCTGGCGCCAGTCAGGAAGAGGTCATCAGCGCTTATAAAGAGCAGATCGACAAACTGATGACCGAGCGCGGCTACATCACCGTCGATGTGATCAGCCTCAACAGCGATCACCCGCAAAAAGCCGAGCTGCGCGCCAAGTTCCTCGAAGAGCACCGCCATGGCGAAGACGAAGTGCGATTTTTCGTTGCCGGTCGTGGCTTGTTTACCCTGCACATCGACGATTACGTCTATGCCGTTCTCTGTGAGAAGAACGACCTGATCTCGGTTCCGGCCGGCACCAAGCACTGGTTCGACATGGGCGAACATCCGCACTTTGTGGCGATCCGTCTGTTCAACAACCCGGAAGGCTGGGTTGCCAATTTCACCGGCGAAGACATCGCCGGTCGCTTCCCGCGTCTGGAGGACTGA
- a CDS encoding ankyrin repeat domain-containing protein, with protein sequence MSDQSRQMTPEEAAEFTEQVFNKARDGDAEMLDRLVSAGLPVNLKNSKGDTLLMLASYYGHVDAVKVLLKHKADPEMRNGNGQSPIAGAAFKGDLAVVKALVEAGAEIEGSSFDGRTALMMAAMFNRVEIVDYLIGQGADAKAKDANGVTALDAARTMGAVDTTAQLEKLLA encoded by the coding sequence ATGTCCGACCAAAGCCGCCAGATGACCCCTGAAGAAGCTGCCGAATTCACCGAGCAGGTTTTCAACAAGGCGCGCGACGGTGATGCCGAGATGCTTGATCGCCTGGTCAGCGCCGGGCTGCCGGTGAACCTGAAAAACAGCAAGGGCGACACCTTGTTGATGCTCGCCAGCTATTACGGCCATGTCGATGCGGTGAAGGTCCTGCTTAAACACAAGGCCGATCCGGAAATGCGCAATGGCAACGGCCAGAGCCCGATTGCCGGCGCTGCGTTCAAGGGCGATCTGGCGGTGGTCAAGGCGCTGGTCGAGGCGGGCGCCGAAATCGAAGGTTCTTCCTTCGACGGCCGTACCGCGCTGATGATGGCGGCGATGTTCAACCGCGTTGAAATCGTCGATTACCTGATCGGCCAAGGCGCTGACGCGAAAGCCAAGGACGCTAACGGCGTGACCGCGCTGGATGCGGCGCGGACCATGGGCGCGGTCGACACCACCGCGCAGCTGGAAAAGTTGCTGGCGTAA
- the speE gene encoding polyamine aminopropyltransferase produces the protein MTVTKTSEYLETLYEGYGQRFRMEKLLHEVRTEHQHLVIFQNPRMGRVMALDGVIQTTEADEFIYHEMLTHVPILAHGTAKRVLIIGGGDGGMLREVTKHAGVEHITMVEIDGTVVDMCKEFLPNHSAGAYDDPRLNLVIDDGMRFVATTTEKFDVIISDSTDPIGPGEVLFSENFYQACHRCLNEGGILVTQNGTPFMQIDEVKTTAGRLRSLFPDWHFYQAAVPTYIGGSMTFAWGSTNPAYRKLSRETLQQRFIGSGIVTRYYNPEIHIGAFALPQYVLQAVNKPSND, from the coding sequence ATGACCGTCACCAAGACCAGCGAGTACCTGGAAACCCTCTACGAAGGCTACGGCCAGCGTTTTCGCATGGAAAAACTGCTGCACGAAGTGCGCACCGAACACCAGCACCTGGTGATCTTCCAGAACCCGCGCATGGGCCGGGTGATGGCGCTGGACGGCGTGATCCAGACCACCGAAGCTGACGAATTCATCTACCACGAGATGCTCACCCACGTGCCGATCCTCGCCCATGGCACTGCCAAGCGCGTGCTGATCATCGGCGGTGGTGACGGCGGTATGCTGCGCGAAGTGACCAAGCACGCCGGCGTCGAGCACATCACCATGGTTGAAATCGACGGCACCGTGGTCGACATGTGCAAGGAATTCCTGCCGAACCATTCCGCCGGTGCCTACGACGATCCGCGCCTGAACCTGGTGATCGATGACGGCATGCGTTTCGTCGCCACCACCACTGAAAAATTCGACGTGATCATCTCCGACTCCACCGACCCGATCGGCCCGGGCGAAGTGCTGTTCTCGGAGAACTTCTACCAGGCATGCCACCGCTGCCTGAACGAAGGTGGCATCCTCGTCACTCAGAACGGCACGCCGTTCATGCAGATCGACGAAGTCAAAACCACCGCCGGTCGCCTGCGCAGCCTGTTCCCGGACTGGCATTTCTATCAGGCCGCCGTGCCGACCTACATCGGCGGTTCGATGACCTTCGCCTGGGGCTCGACCAACCCGGCGTACCGCAAGCTCAGCCGTGAAACCCTGCAACAGCGCTTCATCGGCAGCGGCATCGTCACCCGTTACTACAACCCGGAAATCCACATCGGCGCGTTCGCCTTGCCGCAATACGTGCTGCAAGCGGTCAACAAGCCGAGCAACGACTGA
- a CDS encoding MFS transporter: MAALPYWRLSSFYLFYFALLGSTAPFLALYFDHLGFSAARIGELVAIPMLMRCVAPNIWGWLGDYTGRRLAIVRFGAVCTLLTFSLIFVSQTYAWLAMVMALHAFFWHAVLPQFEVITLAHLQGQTSRYSQIRLWGSIGFIITVVVLGRLFEWLSLDIYPAALVLIMAGIVLSSLWVPNAQPAQGNRPPGEGFLKQLRHPGVLAFYACVALMQVSHGPYYTFLTLHLERLGYSRGVIGLLWAVGVVAEVLMFMAMSRILARFSLRRVLLASFLLAALRWVLLGSFAEFLWVLLFAQVLHAATFGSFHAAAIAFVQRSFGARQQGQGQALYAALAGTGGALGALYSGYSWNALGATMTFSIASLAALAAAVIIATRMQEDRP, translated from the coding sequence GTGGCGGCGCTTCCTTACTGGCGGCTGTCCAGTTTCTATCTGTTCTATTTCGCCTTGCTCGGTTCGACAGCGCCGTTTCTGGCGCTGTACTTCGATCACCTCGGCTTCAGCGCCGCACGCATCGGCGAGCTGGTGGCGATTCCGATGCTGATGCGCTGCGTGGCGCCGAACATCTGGGGCTGGCTCGGCGATTACACCGGCAGGCGTCTGGCCATCGTGCGCTTTGGCGCGGTGTGCACGTTGCTGACCTTTTCGCTGATTTTCGTCAGCCAGACCTACGCCTGGCTGGCCATGGTCATGGCTCTGCATGCGTTCTTCTGGCACGCGGTGCTGCCGCAGTTCGAAGTCATCACCCTCGCGCATCTGCAAGGGCAAACATCGCGCTACAGCCAGATTCGCCTGTGGGGCTCGATCGGTTTCATCATCACTGTGGTAGTGCTGGGGCGGCTTTTCGAATGGCTAAGCCTGGACATCTACCCGGCGGCGCTGGTGCTGATCATGGCCGGTATCGTCCTGAGTAGCCTGTGGGTGCCGAATGCACAGCCGGCGCAAGGCAATCGACCGCCGGGCGAGGGCTTTCTCAAGCAATTGCGCCATCCCGGCGTGTTGGCGTTTTATGCCTGCGTCGCGCTGATGCAGGTCAGCCACGGGCCGTATTACACCTTTCTGACGTTGCACCTTGAGCGCCTCGGTTACAGCCGTGGCGTCATCGGCCTGCTCTGGGCCGTGGGAGTGGTGGCGGAAGTGCTGATGTTCATGGCCATGAGCCGCATTCTGGCGCGCTTTTCCCTGCGTCGGGTGCTGCTGGCGAGTTTCCTGCTGGCGGCGTTGCGCTGGGTGCTTCTCGGATCATTCGCTGAATTTCTCTGGGTGCTGTTGTTCGCCCAAGTGCTGCACGCAGCGACTTTCGGCAGCTTTCATGCGGCTGCCATCGCTTTCGTGCAACGTAGTTTCGGCGCCCGCCAGCAAGGCCAGGGCCAAGCGCTGTATGCGGCACTGGCCGGCACCGGCGGGGCGCTCGGTGCGCTGTATTCCGGTTACAGCTGGAATGCCCTCGGCGCGACAATGACCTTTAGTATTGCCAGTCTCGCAGCGCTTGCCGCTGCCGTTATCATTGCCACACGTATGCAAGAGGACAGGCCATGA
- the mtnC gene encoding acireductone synthase — MSIKAILTDIEGTTSAVSFVFDVLFPYAAEHLPEFVRQNASRADVAEQLDAVRRESFEPQADVERVVEILLSWIAEDRKATPLKALQGMVWAQGYQAGQLKGHVYPDAVEALQRWHAAGYQLFVYSSGSIQAQKLIFGCSEAGDLTPLFSGYFDTTSGPKREAQSYRNIQQAVGVEADEILFLSDIVEELDAAQSAGMKTCGLAREGGELAGHVTVDSFTGIEPEAF; from the coding sequence GTGTCGATCAAAGCCATCCTCACCGACATTGAAGGCACCACCAGCGCGGTGAGTTTCGTCTTCGACGTGCTGTTTCCCTACGCCGCCGAACATTTGCCCGAATTTGTGCGGCAGAACGCTTCGCGTGCTGATGTCGCCGAACAGCTCGACGCCGTGCGTCGCGAGAGCTTTGAGCCGCAGGCCGATGTTGAACGGGTTGTTGAAATCCTCTTGAGCTGGATCGCCGAAGACCGCAAGGCCACGCCGCTCAAGGCATTGCAAGGCATGGTCTGGGCGCAGGGCTATCAGGCCGGGCAGTTGAAAGGGCATGTTTATCCGGATGCCGTTGAAGCGCTGCAACGTTGGCATGCGGCCGGTTATCAACTGTTTGTTTACTCGTCCGGCTCGATCCAGGCGCAGAAGCTGATCTTCGGTTGCTCGGAGGCGGGGGATCTGACACCGCTGTTCAGCGGCTATTTCGACACCACATCAGGGCCGAAGCGTGAAGCGCAGTCCTACCGCAACATTCAGCAGGCGGTAGGTGTTGAAGCCGATGAAATCCTGTTCCTCTCGGACATCGTCGAAGAACTCGACGCTGCCCAGTCGGCCGGCATGAAAACCTGCGGTCTGGCGCGTGAAGGCGGGGAGTTGGCAGGGCACGTGACGGTGGACAGCTTTACTGGAATCGAACCGGAAGCGTTTTGA
- a CDS encoding PLDc N-terminal domain-containing protein produces the protein MGSTFNGLIGLIILALDIWAIINVLKSGASTGMKIVWVLLIILLPVLGLIIWAIAGPRGNVRI, from the coding sequence ATGGGTTCCACGTTCAACGGTCTGATTGGCCTGATCATCCTTGCCCTCGACATCTGGGCCATCATCAACGTGCTGAAAAGCGGCGCCTCCACCGGAATGAAAATCGTCTGGGTGTTGCTGATCATCCTCCTGCCGGTGCTGGGCCTGATCATCTGGGCGATTGCCGGGCCGCGGGGCAACGTCCGGATCTGA
- a CDS encoding cysteine hydrolase family protein — MSVPKTMFQLSGRGYAAATLSHATVVIIDAQKEYLSGPLALSGMDAAVANIKQVVAAARAAGRPIVHVRHLGTVGGLFDPQGERGEFIPGLEPQGDETIIGKLLPSAFHGTELLERLQNLGSLDLIVCGFMSHSSVSTTVRAAKNLGFRCTLVEDACATRDLPFKGGVLSAERVQEAEMAIMADNFATLAKTQDLI, encoded by the coding sequence ATGTCCGTTCCAAAAACGATGTTTCAACTCAGCGGTCGCGGTTACGCAGCGGCCACCCTGAGCCATGCCACCGTGGTCATCATCGATGCCCAGAAGGAATACCTCAGTGGCCCGCTGGCCCTGAGCGGCATGGACGCGGCCGTCGCGAACATCAAACAAGTGGTTGCCGCAGCCCGTGCCGCCGGTCGGCCGATCGTGCACGTGCGTCATCTCGGCACCGTTGGTGGCCTGTTCGACCCGCAGGGCGAACGTGGCGAATTCATCCCCGGTCTGGAACCGCAAGGCGATGAAACCATTATCGGCAAACTGCTGCCGAGCGCGTTCCATGGCACCGAACTGCTCGAGCGCCTGCAGAACCTCGGCTCGCTGGACCTGATCGTTTGCGGTTTCATGAGTCACTCCAGCGTCAGCACCACCGTGCGCGCGGCGAAGAACCTCGGTTTCCGCTGCACCCTGGTCGAAGACGCCTGCGCGACCCGCGATCTGCCGTTCAAGGGCGGCGTGCTCAGCGCCGAACGCGTGCAGGAAGCGGAAATGGCGATCATGGCTGACAACTTCGCCACGCTGGCCAAGACTCAGGACCTGATCTGA
- a CDS encoding methylthioribulose 1-phosphate dehydratase produces MSLSREQLAQQIVDAGRFLYGRGWSPATSSNYSTRLSPSEALLTVSGKHKGQLGVDDVLATDLSGNSLEPGKKPSAETLLHTQLYRWRAEIGAVLHTHSVNATVLSRLTPQDFIEFEDYELQKAFSGISTHESRVRVPIFDNDQDIARLAAKVQPWLDAHPDCVGYLIRGHGLYTWGAQMSDALRQIEAFEFLFECELKTRSVMNRQG; encoded by the coding sequence ATGAGCCTTAGCCGTGAACAGCTCGCCCAGCAGATCGTCGATGCCGGGCGTTTTCTATATGGCCGGGGCTGGTCGCCAGCCACCAGCAGCAACTATTCGACACGCCTGTCGCCGAGCGAAGCGCTGTTGACCGTATCGGGCAAGCACAAGGGCCAGTTGGGTGTGGATGACGTGCTCGCTACCGATCTGTCCGGCAATAGCCTGGAACCGGGCAAGAAACCCTCCGCCGAAACCTTGTTGCACACCCAGCTCTACCGCTGGCGCGCGGAGATCGGTGCGGTGCTGCACACTCATTCGGTGAATGCCACGGTGCTGTCGCGCCTGACTCCGCAAGACTTCATCGAGTTCGAAGACTACGAATTGCAGAAAGCCTTCAGCGGCATCTCGACTCATGAATCGCGGGTGCGTGTGCCGATTTTCGACAACGATCAGGACATTGCGCGCCTCGCCGCCAAGGTGCAGCCTTGGCTCGACGCCCATCCCGATTGCGTCGGTTATCTGATTCGCGGCCATGGCCTCTACACTTGGGGCGCGCAGATGAGCGACGCGCTGCGGCAGATCGAGGCTTTTGAATTCCTGTTTGAATGCGAGTTGAAAACCCGCAGCGTCATGAACCGCCAAGGCTGA
- the aroC gene encoding chorismate synthase, whose protein sequence is MSGNTYGKLFTVTTAGESHGPALVAIVDGCPPGLEISLEDLQRDLDRRKPGTSRHTTQRQEADEVEILSGVFEGRTTGCSIGLLIRNTDQKSKDYSAIKDLFRPAHADYTYHHKYGERDYRGGGRSSARETAMRVAAGAIAKKYLASQGIVIRGYMSQLGPIEIPFKTWDSVEENAFFSPDPDKVPELEAYMDQLRRDQDSVGAKITVVAEGVMPGLGEPIFDRLDAELAHALMSINAVKGVEIGAGFACVAQRGTEHRDELTPEGFLSNNAGGILGGISSGQPIVAHLALKPTSSITTPGRSIDVNGNPVDVITKGRHDPCVGIRATPIAEAMMAIVLMDHLLRHRGQNADVRVSTPVLGQL, encoded by the coding sequence ATGTCCGGCAATACCTACGGCAAGTTGTTCACTGTCACCACCGCTGGCGAAAGCCATGGTCCGGCGTTGGTCGCCATTGTCGACGGCTGCCCGCCGGGTCTGGAGATTTCCCTGGAAGATCTGCAGCGCGACCTCGATCGCCGCAAGCCTGGCACCAGCCGCCACACCACCCAGCGCCAGGAAGCCGATGAAGTCGAAATCCTTTCCGGCGTGTTCGAGGGCCGCACCACCGGTTGCTCGATCGGCCTGCTGATTCGCAATACCGACCAGAAGTCCAAGGACTACTCGGCGATCAAGGACCTGTTCCGCCCGGCCCACGCCGACTACACCTATCACCACAAATACGGCGAGCGCGATTATCGCGGCGGTGGCCGCAGTTCCGCGCGGGAAACCGCCATGCGCGTAGCGGCCGGTGCGATCGCCAAGAAGTATCTGGCCAGTCAGGGCATCGTCATCCGCGGTTACATGAGCCAGCTCGGCCCGATCGAAATACCGTTCAAGACCTGGGATTCGGTCGAAGAAAACGCTTTCTTCAGCCCTGACCCGGACAAGGTCCCGGAGCTGGAAGCCTACATGGACCAGTTGCGCCGCGATCAGGACTCGGTCGGGGCGAAGATTACCGTGGTCGCCGAAGGCGTGATGCCGGGTCTTGGCGAACCGATTTTCGACCGCCTCGACGCCGAACTGGCCCATGCGCTAATGAGCATCAACGCGGTCAAAGGCGTGGAGATCGGCGCCGGTTTCGCCTGTGTCGCCCAGCGCGGCACCGAACACCGCGATGAACTGACGCCGGAAGGATTCCTCAGCAACAACGCCGGCGGCATCCTCGGTGGCATCTCGTCCGGCCAGCCAATCGTTGCGCATCTGGCATTGAAACCGACCTCGAGCATTACGACGCCGGGCCGTTCGATCGACGTGAATGGCAACCCGGTCGACGTGATCACCAAGGGTCGTCACGACCCATGCGTCGGCATCCGCGCGACGCCGATCGCCGAAGCGATGATGGCCATCGTGCTGATGGATCACCTGCTGCGCCACCGTGGGCAGAACGCCGATGTGCGCGTGAGCACGCCGGTGCTGGGCCAGCTCTGA
- a CDS encoding alpha/beta hydrolase, translating into MMLRVLILSLTLFTGFAQATVLQRPVTLDTGSGELFGSLLLPKSDSPVPIVLMISGSGPTDRDGNNPDGGRNDSLKRLAWVLAKHNIASVRYDKRGVAASLAAAPDERELSVEGYAADAVAWGQKLKADPRFGKLILLGHSEGALIASLAAPKLDAAAVISLSGSARPVDQVIREQLARSLPPPLMLRSNELLDSLKAGHTDDNVPQPLQVIFRPSVQPYLISLFRQDPAQAFAQLKMPALIVQGSNDIQVGTEDAKLLKAAKPDAQLTVIEGMNHVLRIVHNDMKRQLASYKDPNLPLAAELGAAVIEFIDGIRAS; encoded by the coding sequence ATGATGCTGCGAGTTCTGATCTTGAGTCTTACCCTCTTTACCGGCTTTGCCCAAGCGACAGTCCTACAGCGCCCGGTCACTCTGGACACCGGCAGCGGCGAACTTTTCGGCTCGCTGTTGCTGCCCAAGTCCGACAGCCCGGTGCCGATTGTTCTGATGATTTCTGGCTCGGGTCCTACAGATCGCGACGGAAACAACCCCGACGGCGGGCGCAATGACAGCCTCAAGCGCTTGGCCTGGGTGCTGGCCAAACACAACATCGCCAGTGTGCGCTACGACAAGCGCGGCGTCGCGGCGAGTCTGGCGGCCGCTCCCGATGAACGTGAGCTGTCAGTAGAGGGCTATGCGGCGGACGCCGTGGCGTGGGGGCAGAAGCTCAAGGCCGATCCGCGTTTCGGTAAACTGATTCTGCTCGGCCACAGCGAAGGCGCGCTGATTGCCAGCCTCGCTGCGCCGAAGCTGGACGCAGCGGCGGTGATTTCGCTGTCCGGCAGCGCGCGGCCGGTCGATCAGGTAATCCGCGAACAGTTGGCGCGCAGCCTGCCGCCGCCACTGATGCTGCGCAGCAACGAACTGCTCGACAGCCTCAAGGCCGGCCACACCGATGACAACGTGCCGCAACCGTTGCAGGTGATCTTTCGCCCGAGCGTGCAGCCATACCTGATTTCGCTGTTCCGTCAGGACCCGGCGCAAGCCTTTGCCCAGCTGAAAATGCCGGCACTGATCGTCCAGGGCAGCAACGACATTCAGGTCGGCACCGAAGACGCGAAGCTGCTCAAGGCGGCGAAACCGGACGCGCAACTGACGGTGATCGAAGGCATGAACCATGTGCTGCGCATCGTCCACAACGACATGAAGCGGCAATTGGCCTCCTACAAGGACCCGAATTTGCCCCTGGCCGCCGAACTGGGCGCTGCCGTCATCGAATTTATTGACGGAATTCGTGCAAGTTAA
- a CDS encoding long-chain-acyl-CoA synthetase: MRHAPSDTITWGMMLRKLPMIAKAIPRVVKGMKVANVTDPTQTCGLGWTFEQATLRNPDGVALLQGDVALTYTQVNQWANRIAHYLSEQGIGKGDVVAVFIENRAELLVTILALAKLGAVSALLNTSLMRDTLVHSINLVAPVAIVVGEELTAAYAGVRDQVAIAAPRTWFVADQDTYSHPGIAPEGYVNLISTSADASSDNPPSSAQVFFDDPCFYIYTSGTTGLPKAGVFKHGRWMRSSASFGMIALDMRPDDVVYCTLPLYHATGLCVCWGSAINGASGFAIRRKFSASQFWTDVRRYRATTIGYVGELCRYLVEQPVSADDSRHDVRKMIGNGLRPGAWAEFKTRFAVEHICELYAASDGNIGFTNILNFDNTVGFSLMAWELVAYDHDSGEPLRGDDGFMRKVGKGEQGLLLARIDDKAPLDGYTDPQKTARVVLHDVFNKGDRFFNTGDLLRNIGFGHAQFVDRLGDTYRWKGENVSTTEVENLLLQHPLIAEAVAYGVEIPNTNGRAGMAAITPAESLATLDFAELLSFVRQRMPAYAVPLFLRVKVKMETTGTFKYQKTRLKTEGFDPGLTGDDPIFAWLPGSETYVHVSEQILAEIQHGKHRY; the protein is encoded by the coding sequence ATGCGTCACGCACCAAGCGACACGATTACCTGGGGCATGATGCTCCGCAAACTGCCGATGATCGCCAAGGCCATCCCCCGGGTGGTCAAAGGCATGAAGGTGGCCAACGTCACGGATCCGACCCAAACGTGCGGCCTGGGCTGGACGTTCGAGCAGGCGACGCTGCGCAATCCCGATGGTGTGGCGTTGTTGCAGGGCGACGTGGCGTTGACCTATACACAGGTCAATCAGTGGGCCAATCGCATTGCGCATTACCTGAGCGAGCAAGGCATCGGCAAGGGCGATGTGGTCGCGGTGTTTATCGAGAACCGTGCGGAATTACTGGTGACAATCCTGGCGCTGGCCAAGCTCGGCGCGGTGAGTGCGCTGCTCAATACCTCGTTGATGCGCGACACGCTTGTTCACAGCATCAATCTGGTTGCGCCGGTGGCTATTGTGGTTGGCGAAGAACTGACCGCTGCCTATGCCGGCGTGCGTGATCAGGTTGCGATCGCAGCGCCGCGCACCTGGTTCGTCGCCGATCAGGACACCTACAGCCATCCGGGCATCGCGCCCGAGGGTTACGTCAATCTGATCAGCACCAGTGCTGACGCCAGCAGCGATAACCCGCCGAGCAGCGCGCAAGTATTCTTCGACGATCCGTGTTTCTACATCTACACCTCCGGCACCACCGGCCTGCCCAAGGCCGGAGTGTTCAAGCATGGACGCTGGATGCGCAGTTCGGCGAGCTTCGGCATGATCGCCCTCGATATGCGCCCGGATGATGTCGTTTACTGCACCTTGCCGCTGTATCACGCCACGGGCCTGTGCGTGTGCTGGGGATCGGCGATCAACGGCGCCTCGGGTTTCGCCATCCGCCGCAAGTTCAGCGCCAGCCAGTTCTGGACTGACGTGCGCCGCTATCGCGCAACCACCATCGGCTATGTTGGTGAGCTGTGTCGCTACCTGGTCGAGCAACCGGTCAGCGCCGATGACAGCCGCCACGACGTGCGCAAGATGATTGGCAATGGTTTGCGTCCTGGTGCCTGGGCCGAGTTCAAGACGCGTTTTGCCGTCGAGCACATTTGTGAGCTGTACGCGGCGAGCGACGGCAACATCGGTTTCACCAACATCCTCAATTTCGACAACACCGTCGGGTTTTCGCTGATGGCGTGGGAACTGGTCGCTTACGACCATGACAGTGGCGAGCCATTGCGCGGCGATGATGGTTTCATGCGCAAGGTCGGCAAGGGCGAGCAGGGCCTGCTGCTGGCGCGGATCGACGACAAGGCGCCGCTGGACGGTTACACCGACCCGCAGAAAACCGCCCGCGTCGTCCTCCACGATGTGTTCAACAAGGGCGATCGCTTTTTCAACACCGGCGACCTGCTGCGCAATATCGGTTTCGGCCATGCGCAGTTCGTTGATCGCCTCGGCGATACCTATCGCTGGAAGGGTGAAAACGTGTCGACCACCGAAGTCGAAAACCTGTTGCTGCAACATCCGCTGATCGCTGAAGCCGTGGCCTACGGTGTGGAAATCCCAAACACCAACGGGCGTGCGGGGATGGCTGCAATCACTCCCGCCGAATCCTTGGCCACGCTGGATTTTGCCGAACTGCTGAGCTTCGTCCGGCAACGCATGCCGGCTTATGCCGTGCCGTTGTTCTTGCGGGTGAAAGTGAAAATGGAAACCACCGGGACCTTCAAATATCAGAAGACACGCTTGAAAACAGAAGGCTTTGACCCCGGGCTCACCGGCGATGACCCGATCTTCGCCTGGCTGCCGGGCAGCGAAACCTATGTGCATGTCAGTGAGCAAATCCTCGCTGAAATTCAACATGGCAAACATCGATATTGA